The following are from one region of the Cyclopterus lumpus isolate fCycLum1 chromosome 21, fCycLum1.pri, whole genome shotgun sequence genome:
- the crygs4 gene encoding crystallin, gamma S4, which translates to MEKIVFYEDRDFRGKSYDCKGDSADLQGFIRRCNSVKVEGGWWVLYQRDNYNGYQYVVGPGEYNDHRRWMGFNDCVRSCRIIKHAQAEYKLRLFDRPNFVGQSLELTENTKSIQEKWFRQEVQSCKVLEGSWVFFEHPNFCGRQYLLEKGEYRHHSEWGALKSTVGSIRIIQYNQ; encoded by the exons ATGGAGAAG ATTGTGTTCTACGAGGACCGGGACTTCCGGGGTAAGTCCTACGACTGCAAAGGGGACTCGGCAGACCTTCAGGGCTTCATCCGCCGGTGCAACTCGGTCAAGGTGGAGGGCGGCTGGTGGGTTCTGTACCAACGCGACAACTACAACGGCTACCAGTACGTCGTTGGCCCGGGGGAGTACAATGACCACCGCCGCTGGATGGGCTTCAATGACTGCGTCAGATCCTGCAGGATCATCAAACAC GCCCAAGCTGAGTACAAGCTAAGGCTGTTCGACCGGCCAAACTTTGTCGGTCAATCTTTGGagttgacagaaaacacaaagtcCATCCAGGAGAAATggttcagacaggaagtccagTCCTGCAAGGTCCTGGAGGGCTCCTGGGTCTTCTTTGAACATCCCAACTTCTGCGGTCGCCAGTACCTGCTGGAGAAAGGGGAGTACCGGCACCACTCAGAGTGGGGAGCTCTGAAATCCACCGTGGGCTCCATCAGAATAATCCAGTATAACCAATAA
- the LOC117750857 gene encoding gamma-crystallin M2-like, translated as MGKIAFFEDKNFEGRRHECSSDGPDLRSYFCRCNSVKVESGCWVLYERPNYTGNQYILSPGEYPDPQQWMGFNDSIKSCRSIKNVYGKSWKIRFYEKKDFEGQAAECAEDCASVYEAFKFQEVHSSVVTDGAWVLYEQPDYHGRQYFLERGEYHDFTDWGATSPAVGSFRKITEF; from the exons ATGGGGAAG ATTGCATTCTTTGAGGATAAGAACTTTGAAGGCCGCCGCCATGAGTGCAGCAGCGACGGTCCCGACCTGCGCTCCTACTTCTGCCGTTGCAACTCCGTTAAGGTGGAGAGTGGCTGCTGGGTGCTGTACGAGCGTCCCAACTACACTGGCAACCAGTACATCCTGAGCCCTGGGGAATACCCTGATCCCCAACAGTGGATGGGATTCAATGATAGCATCAAGTCATGTCGCTCTATCAAAAAT GTATACGGAAAGTCCTGGAAGATCAGGTTCTACGAGAAGAAGGATTTCGAAGGCCAGGCGGCGGAGTGCGCCGAGGACTGCGCATCGGTTTACGAGGCCTTCAAGTTCCAGGAAGTCCACTCCTCCGTGGTCACAGATGGCGCCTGGGTCCTCTACGAGCAGCCCGACTACCACGGGCGCCAGTACTTCCTGGAACGGGGGGAGTACCACGACTTCACAGACTGGGGCGCCACCTCCCCCGCCGTGGGATCCTTCCGCAAGATCACAGAGTTCTAG